The region TCATTTTTAAGGCATGAACATCACTAAGACTAAACTGCACCATTTGACCAAGATGCTCTTCCTAAAACAGCACTGAAGAAAATGCACAACAGCCACAGAGAGAATCTGTCAACAAAACagatttacatacatacataattgtATTTggatgccgcctttccacagttcaaactatgctcaaggtggcttacaacatttaaGAAATAAGTGACTGCAACATGACAAAAgtggtcataaacaataaataaaacatcaaaaatacacaaccaaactcaACTTCCACATAAaccacaagatctaaaataaagatacagaaacctccaacaacaaaaaaccccaaacaacacgccagcccaagagtctgttcagcagtctcagcttttgtagctggggttaagtcagggccctgccctcccaggtctTCCAAGACTCACAGCAATATAAGCATGTGAAAGGGATCATGCATAAATGGACTAACTTCACCCTCTAGATACTAACATGCATGATTGACATGTACCACTACCACACACCCAATGCACAACTGACATGTTTCCATGGAAAGATCACTATACGTGTACATCATAAAGGGCTGAGGGTTTGGCCATCACGTGCATTAGCATATAAAGCTGAGTTAGCCCGTTTAAGATCAGAAAGCCTCATCATGTGTTCATACGTATGAAGAGGACTTTGCTTAGTTGCACCCACTGATTTGTCATTTGTGTAAATGGGATCTACATTCAACTAAACTGTCAccaaatgaaaagaagaaatgtGTACCCATCTTCTTCAAGTTAACTGCCTCCTTCAGAAACTCCCTGAAGGCCTACAAGCATTTCACACACAATGACTTTCCTACGCAGGAAATTATACTGTAATGCACAAAACCTATTTCAACATATAAGTGGTGTCCATTGACTGGCAGAAAATTCTCCATGGTGTGGTCATACACATTTTCACCAAAGTACATACAAGGTACTCACAACTTCTAAATCTGTGCAGGAATGAGTTAGGTGTGGAACAGCTAGAGCCTGTTCCTTCTACCAAGAAATATCACCCGTGATATTGGaaagtatgggggggggagttaatttCTTCTAAAACACTTTGGTTATTTGCCTTACAACCAAGTATCATGTTAAAGTACACCATTATGTCTACTTAAATCAACATGTTTAAGGCAATATTAATGTAACTGAAAAGGCAGCTCTAACTCTGTCTCTTTAGTAAGGGCATTTGACTTTTATCAAGTGGCCTTTTTGATATTGCATGACAATGTTCAGTAAGTCTGTTTAGTACCTACCTGAAATACGCTGTAAGGTGCTCCCTTTTGTGCAGGTGTAACAGTCATGGGATAAGAGCCACTGCAAGCAGAGGTATCCATTTCTTCTACAGTCATCCAGCTAATTCTCGACGGCTCAGATGTATTAGACACATTGATCTGACTGTTGTAACTCCGAAAAGCAACCACATTTTTCTTTAAGAGTTTCAGTGCAGATGAAGAGCAGTGAATGTCAGTGTGCATTTCAGTGACATCTTTCAAGTTTTTGTCCTGCTCAGGATACAATGGTTTGCTCTCCTGGAGAGCATGTACTTCTTCACTTCTTGGCAAGGCATCTGAGCAATAAGGTGATGTTGTTGACATGTTCTCTGTTTTTAGCTCCTCAAAGGTGAGATCTTTAATGCTTCCATCGAAATCAGAAAGGCGCTTTTCCAAGTGACTCTCTGCAGTAGATACTTCTCGAAGGGATAGATCCGAGTCTACACTCATGCTTGCTAAAGGCTTTTCATCATCAATGCATAAGAAACTGGAATTCATGTGttcctttttctcatttttttcacaATCTGCATCTAGATCATGCATGAGATTCTTTGCTATTAGAGGATTGGCTGGCTCGCCACCCCTGTTTTGTTCAGTGCAACAGCAGTCTTTTGCTTGAGCTTCATTTGTACAGGTCCCTTGCAGGTGTCCATCAAGTTTCAAAGAACAGATTACAGTTGTTAAACCAGTGCTTTGTTTCTCTGGAATTTTACAGCCCCGTTTGTATTCTGCACTGCTCTTTTTGGCAAGGATCAGTTCTTGTGAAGGGCTAGTGTCAATTGATTCAAAAGATCTTTTGACACCTCGCATCTCCAACATTGTCTCCTCCTTATTATCCCCCACACGTTTGCTCAAGGCCAAAGGGGACAAGTGGTAACTAGATTTTGCAACCTTCTTAGTCAGAGCAGGTTGTTCTGTACAACCCTTTTCTTCCCATTCTTTATATTCTGAAAGACATTTTCGGGCAAGGTCTTTAACTGCGCTAGTCCTTATAGAAGTATCACATGAGTCAAAATGTCCAATCCGTCCTTTGCGCCTGTTCCCAGAGTCATTGCTGCTAATAGGGGAGATGGCAGACTCCAGCACTTTCTGCTTTAAGCCTTTAGTATCACTGACAAGCAGAAAATTTCTATCCTTGGCCTTCTCTGGTACATTCTCTTTGCCTGGGGCAGATGAGAGTATATCTTCTGCTTCCTGAAAATCAAGTACTTCCAAATGTATGAAAATGCTTAAACGAATTAATAAATTATACATACTTATTACACTATTCCCTATTCCTCCTTTTAGTCGAGAGACCCTGTCCCAGGGCAGCTTAACAACATATTGTATATTAAATTTGCAGtagattaaaacaaaaaccatacacaattacagtcgtacctccgtttacgaccacaattggttccagggagccagtcgctccccgagttcgtcgctccccgaggcacacttctgcgcgtgcgcgaagtgccgatagagcgcttcagTGCGTGCGcatgctgtgcagatcgcttctgcgcatccgagcgccgtggaacccggatgtaaacacttccaggtccgcggtggtcagaaaccaaagtggtcgcaaaccgaggtttgactggaAAAGGAATACAACAGCAACACAAAACTGTTTCCCTCCATATCAAGTGCTTGCAGAAAGGGTTTGGTCTAGGCTGCTTGTCAAAAGGTGAACAGGTTTCTCTGGGATGAAAATCTAGACACCAAGACTGAGAAGGCTTTGCTTTGTGATACATCCATCATACTTCAGATAGCTTCTGCggtggaaggggggaggagagagaatagAACCGGGCTTCCAATAGAGACCTGAGTGCCTAAGAAGGTTTGTATAGAAAGGGGCAGTCCTTAATCATGGTGGTTTCTAGTTTGCATTTTCCCAGTCAAAATCATATCCACCATACTGAACACTTAACAGGTGGAATAAAACACTTTACGAACAATGCACTCTGTTGCACATACATTACCCTTGAAAAAAAGAGCTGTGTAATTGTACAGCAAAGAAGTCCTAGGCGCCTGTTCTGGCAATACTCCTCTTCCCCTTACCCCAAATCTTTTATGCATTGTAAAATCAAGGGCAGATCTAAGGTTTCTTCATTCTTACAGGAGCACCATAATCTTTCTATTTAGACCCTATGTGAAAGCAGAGCTTGATTTGTTGCTCCAGGATACCTTGTGTTCAAACCCACAAGGTTTCTCCTAGTTCAGAGCTTGTGTTTCTTTACACAGCAGCATGTTTGAAGCAAGGAGAACAGGAGGAGGTTATGTGAGCCCTTAGGATTACTATATGCCTACCTTGGAAACTGCTTGTACCTGTATTGAAAAGCCCAAGAAGATAGAAGATTTAAGGACTGCCCTTCTGGTAGGTTAATTTTTTTAGGCTTTACAATGCCCTCCTCACAGGGTAGATTCCGAATGATTTATTTAGAGGAAAGTtagaggaaggaaaaaagaaaaagaaacaatcaGTGAGAAAAGAAGTCATCCTTACCTGCACGTCTTTTTCCCACCTGGGGCTGCTGCAGCACTCTGACTCCATGCTGGATAATTGGGTGCGGGAATGGCTACTGGCGCTGGAGGTCCCAAACCTTTTCCTGCACTGATGCAGAGTTGGGGTCAGGCTCCTCACAGGCATTCCTGGTGTTGCAGCCGCAGAATCAAAACCTTCAGAA is a window of Zootoca vivipara chromosome 12, rZooViv1.1, whole genome shotgun sequence DNA encoding:
- the MASTL gene encoding serine/threonine-protein kinase greatwall isoform X2 yields the protein MGSVEPAAPPQDSSLREETAPGSSRARRIAAPQPPSIEDFAIVKPISRGAFGKVYLGRKAGKLYAVKVVKKAELINKNMVHQLQAERDALALSKSPFIVHLYYSLQSANNIYLVMEYLIGGDVKSLLHIYGYFDEEMAVKYISEVALALDYLHRHGIIHRDLKPDNMLITNEGHIKLTDFGLSRVTLNREINMMDILTTPSMAKPMQDYSRTPGQVLSLMSSLGFYTPAAGTVHAPSPSPLCGNTSQLSQRFASPLSVNHKDYSSVSNKLLKACFDSAAATPGMPVRSLTPTLHQCRKRFGTSSASSHSRTQLSSMESECCSSPRWEKDVQEAEDILSSAPGKENVPEKAKDRNFLLVSDTKGLKQKVLESAISPISSNDSGNRRKGRIGHFDSCDTSIRTSAVKDLARKCLSEYKEWEEKGCTEQPALTKKVAKSSYHLSPLALSKRVGDNKEETMLEMRGVKRSFESIDTSPSQELILAKKSSAEYKRGCKIPEKQSTGLTTVICSLKLDGHLQGTCTNEAQAKDCCCTEQNRGGEPANPLIAKNLMHDLDADCEKNEKKEHMNSSFLCIDDEKPLASMSVDSDLSLREVSTAESHLEKRLSDFDGSIKDLTFEELKTENMSTTSPYCSDALPRSEEVHALQESKPLYPEQDKNLKDVTEMHTDIHCSSSALKLLKKNVVAFRSYNSQINVSNTSEPSRISWMTVEEMDTSACSGSYPMTVTPAQKGAPYSVFQTPQGNSGTPYRTPKSVRRGATPVERTRILGTPDYLAPELLLAKAHGPAVDWWALGVCLYEFLTGIPPFNDETPQQVFQNILKRDIPWPEDEEKLSDGAQNAIEVLLTIESSKRAGLKELKLHPLFHGVDWDNLDNQTMPFIPQPNDETDTSYFEARNNAQHLTVSGFSL
- the MASTL gene encoding serine/threonine-protein kinase greatwall isoform X1; its protein translation is MGSVEPAAPPQDSSLREETAPGSSRARRIAAPQPPSIEDFAIVKPISRGAFGKVYLGRKAGKLYAVKVVKKAELINKNMVHQLQAERDALALSKSPFIVHLYYSLQSANNIYLVMEYLIGGDVKSLLHIYGYFDEEMAVKYISEVALALDYLHRHGIIHRDLKPDNMLITNEGHIKLTDFGLSRVTLNREINMMDILTTPSMAKPMQDYSRTPGQVLSLMSSLGFYTPAAGTVHAPSPSPLCGNTSQLSQRFASPLSVNHKDYSSVSNKLLKACFDSAAATPGMPVRSLTPTLHQCRKRFGTSSASSHSRTQLSSMESECCSSPRWEKDVQEAEDILSSAPGKENVPEKAKDRNFLLVSDTKGLKQKVLESAISPISSNDSGNRRKGRIGHFDSCDTSIRTSAVKDLARKCLSEYKEWEEKGCTEQPALTKKVAKSSYHLSPLALSKRVGDNKEETMLEMRGVKRSFESIDTSPSQELILAKKSSAEYKRGCKIPEKQSTGLTTVICSLKLDGHLQGTCTNEAQAKDCCCTEQNRGGEPANPLIAKNLMHDLDADCEKNEKKEHMNSSFLCIDDEKPLASMSVDSDLSLREVSTAESHLEKRLSDFDGSIKDLTFEELKTENMSTTSPYCSDALPRSEEVHALQESKPLYPEQDKNLKDVTEMHTDIHCSSSALKLLKKNVVAFRSYNSQINVSNTSEPSRISWMTVEEMDTSACSGSYPMTVTPAQKGAPYSVFQTPQGNSGTPYRTPKSVRRGATPVERTRILGTPDYLAPELLLAKAHGVQVTGPAVDWWALGVCLYEFLTGIPPFNDETPQQVFQNILKRDIPWPEDEEKLSDGAQNAIEVLLTIESSKRAGLKELKLHPLFHGVDWDNLDNQTMPFIPQPNDETDTSYFEARNNAQHLTVSGFSL